In Actinobacillus indolicus, a single genomic region encodes these proteins:
- a CDS encoding RBBP9/YdeN family alpha/beta hydrolase, translated as MAKVYIVHGYTASADKHWFPWLEQELAKIRVECHRLNMPDSSNPNPDKWLKHLEEQVTIDDETIVVGHSLGCVAWLNFLARNFLKPKVAIFVSGFYQPLDTIPELSSFSNSYAVAPNCLAFKSYVVAALDDTIVPHPYSDELAKHLQADYIRLPSGGHFLDREGWTEFPLLIDLIKKQFG; from the coding sequence ATGGCAAAAGTCTATATTGTTCACGGTTATACTGCATCTGCAGATAAACATTGGTTTCCGTGGTTAGAACAGGAATTAGCAAAAATCAGAGTGGAGTGCCATCGCTTGAATATGCCTGATTCAAGTAACCCGAATCCGGATAAATGGTTAAAACATTTGGAAGAACAGGTTACCATTGATGATGAGACTATCGTCGTAGGCCACAGTTTAGGCTGTGTTGCTTGGCTTAACTTTTTGGCAAGAAACTTTTTAAAACCTAAAGTGGCTATTTTTGTTTCAGGGTTTTATCAGCCGTTAGATACGATTCCAGAACTGAGTTCATTTTCAAATAGCTATGCTGTTGCACCAAACTGTTTAGCATTTAAGTCTTATGTTGTTGCCGCACTAGATGATACGATTGTGCCACATCCATACAGCGATGAATTAGCCAAACATTTACAAGCAGATTACATCCGTTTACCATCCGGTGGACATTTTTTAGATCGAGAAGGATGGACTGAATTTCCCCTTCTCATAGATTTAATCAAAAAACAATTTGGGTAA
- a CDS encoding anaerobic C4-dicarboxylate transporter, with amino-acid sequence MSAMFLLQFAVVLLCILIGARLGGIGLGVMGGLGLAVLSFGFGLKPAGLPIDVMFMIMAVVSAAAAMQAAGGLDYMIKIATNILRRNPKHITFIAPAVTWTFTFLAGTGHVAYSVLPVIAEVSRHNGIRPERPLSMAVIASQFAIVASPIAAAVVSVAAMIEPQGYSIGDILSVTIPATVLGIFCACLFVNKMGKELKDDPNYQRLLQDPEYVARNHSDTNPTDIKISPTAKTSVGLFLFGALLVVFMGTFKELRPVFEGKPMGMAHTIEIVMLSVAALIMLICKPNGNAITQGSVFHAGMRAVIAIFGIAWMGDTLMDAHMTEVKDMVKGLVEAAPWAFAFALFVLSVLVNSQGATVATLFPLGIALGIPAPILIGVFVAVNGYFFVPNYGPIIASIDFDTTGTTKIGKYIFNHSFMIPGLLSMVFSIIIGLLLANVIL; translated from the coding sequence ATGTCAGCGATGTTTCTTCTGCAATTTGCCGTTGTGTTACTCTGTATTTTAATCGGTGCACGCCTCGGCGGTATTGGTTTAGGGGTAATGGGCGGTTTAGGTTTAGCAGTTCTATCTTTTGGATTTGGCTTAAAACCTGCGGGTCTTCCAATTGACGTTATGTTTATGATTATGGCGGTAGTTTCTGCAGCTGCAGCAATGCAAGCAGCAGGCGGTTTAGACTACATGATCAAAATCGCAACGAACATTTTACGTCGTAATCCAAAACATATTACCTTTATCGCACCTGCGGTAACTTGGACATTTACCTTTTTAGCAGGTACGGGCCACGTAGCGTATTCGGTATTACCTGTGATTGCAGAAGTGAGTCGTCACAACGGTATTCGCCCAGAGCGTCCACTCTCTATGGCAGTAATTGCTTCACAATTTGCGATTGTCGCGAGCCCAATTGCTGCGGCGGTGGTTTCTGTGGCTGCGATGATCGAACCACAAGGCTACAGTATTGGTGATATTTTATCTGTCACTATTCCAGCTACCGTATTAGGTATCTTCTGTGCTTGTTTATTTGTGAATAAAATGGGTAAAGAATTAAAAGATGACCCGAACTATCAACGCTTACTGCAAGATCCTGAATATGTTGCACGTAATCATTCAGATACTAACCCAACAGATATCAAAATTAGCCCAACAGCAAAAACATCAGTAGGCTTATTCTTATTTGGTGCATTGTTAGTTGTGTTCATGGGTACATTCAAAGAGTTACGCCCAGTATTTGAAGGCAAACCAATGGGTATGGCACATACGATTGAAATCGTGATGTTAAGCGTTGCAGCATTAATTATGCTTATCTGTAAACCAAACGGCAATGCCATTACCCAAGGTTCTGTATTCCACGCAGGTATGCGTGCGGTAATTGCGATCTTTGGTATTGCATGGATGGGCGATACTCTAATGGATGCACACATGACCGAAGTAAAAGACATGGTAAAAGGTTTAGTGGAAGCTGCACCATGGGCATTCGCTTTCGCATTATTTGTACTTTCTGTGTTAGTTAACAGCCAAGGTGCAACGGTCGCAACCTTATTCCCATTAGGTATTGCCTTAGGTATTCCTGCCCCAATCTTAATCGGGGTATTTGTAGCAGTAAACGGTTACTTCTTCGTACCAAACTATGGCCCGATTATTGCCTCTATTGACTTCGATACCACAGGTACCACGAAAATTGGTAAATATATCTTTAACCACAGTTTCATGATCCCAGGCTTACTCAGCATGGTATTCAGTATTATCATCGGATTACTATTAGCGAATGTCATTCTCTAA
- the dapF gene encoding diaminopimelate epimerase, translating into MQFSKMHGLGNDFMVIDGVTQNVYLTEEIIRKLSDRHRGIGFDQLLLVEPPYDPELDFHYRIFNADGSEVSQCGNGARCFARFVTLKGLTNKQDIGVSTAKGKMVLSLKDDGQIRVNMGEPIWEPAQIPFTANKFEKNYILRTDLQTVLCGVVSMGNPHCVLQVDDIQTANVNELGALLERHERFPERANIGFMQVIDRNHIKLRVFERGAGETQACGSGACGAVAVGIMQGLLDNQVQVDLPGGSLYIEWNGEGNPLYMTGDAEHIYDGFIKL; encoded by the coding sequence ATGCAATTCTCAAAAATGCACGGATTGGGCAATGATTTTATGGTCATTGATGGTGTGACTCAGAATGTTTACTTAACGGAAGAGATTATCCGTAAACTCTCCGATCGTCATCGTGGGATTGGCTTTGACCAACTTTTATTAGTGGAGCCACCTTACGATCCAGAACTGGATTTCCACTACCGTATTTTTAATGCGGATGGGAGCGAAGTGTCTCAATGTGGTAATGGCGCACGCTGTTTTGCACGTTTCGTTACGCTCAAAGGATTGACCAATAAACAAGATATTGGCGTCAGCACCGCAAAAGGCAAAATGGTGTTGAGCTTAAAAGACGATGGACAGATTCGTGTCAATATGGGTGAGCCGATTTGGGAGCCCGCTCAAATTCCTTTTACAGCCAATAAATTTGAGAAAAACTATATTTTACGTACCGATCTTCAAACGGTGCTATGCGGTGTAGTTTCTATGGGAAATCCGCACTGTGTGCTCCAAGTTGATGATATTCAAACAGCAAATGTGAATGAATTGGGCGCGTTACTTGAACGCCACGAACGTTTCCCTGAGCGTGCCAATATCGGCTTTATGCAGGTGATCGATCGCAATCATATCAAACTGAGAGTGTTTGAACGTGGTGCAGGGGAAACACAAGCCTGTGGTAGCGGTGCTTGTGGGGCTGTTGCGGTAGGCATTATGCAAGGGTTGTTGGATAATCAAGTGCAGGTGGATTTGCCTGGTGGCTCGTTATATATTGAGTGGAATGGAGAGGGAAATCCGTTGTATATGACAGGTGATGCCGAACATATTTATGATGGTTTTATAAAATTATAG
- the mltC gene encoding membrane-bound lytic murein transglycosylase MltC, with translation MNKYKKFLPLLVLIPFLASCGSDTPTRKTSKKTRPDYSKDTNGLDILMGQFSRNIDQIWGVNELLQASQKDYVKYTDKYYTRSHISFEDGQITIETLGDQNRLRNSIIHTLLMGSDASGIDLFASGDVPISSNPFLAGQVVDQFGRSVTNIAIANDFATYLLQNKLKTRRLQNGHTVTYVSIPMAANHVEVRARRYLPMARKAAKQYNIDLSLILGIMEVESAFNPYAVSYANAIGLMQVVPRTAGRDIFARKGFGGQPDRDYLYNPSQNIDAGTMYLTILRDEYLDGITDPTSKRYAMISAYNSGAGAVLRVFDSDKWEAIDRINNLDSGAIYRILTTAHPSSQARNYLVKVNKAQQKYRNVR, from the coding sequence TACCCCGACGCGAAAAACGTCTAAAAAAACACGTCCTGACTACTCTAAAGATACCAATGGTTTAGATATTTTAATGGGGCAATTCTCCCGCAATATTGATCAAATTTGGGGTGTTAATGAACTGCTCCAAGCAAGCCAAAAAGACTACGTCAAATATACGGATAAATATTACACTCGTAGCCACATCAGTTTTGAAGATGGTCAAATTACGATTGAAACATTAGGTGATCAAAATCGTCTACGTAATTCGATTATTCATACCTTGTTAATGGGCTCTGATGCATCAGGTATTGATTTGTTCGCATCAGGCGATGTGCCGATTAGTAGTAACCCTTTCTTAGCAGGTCAGGTGGTCGATCAGTTTGGTCGTTCTGTGACAAATATTGCTATTGCCAATGACTTTGCAACTTATTTATTACAGAATAAGCTTAAAACTCGCCGTTTACAGAATGGGCATACGGTAACTTATGTCTCTATTCCAATGGCAGCAAACCACGTAGAAGTCCGTGCAAGACGTTATTTACCAATGGCACGTAAGGCTGCAAAACAATACAACATTGATTTAAGTCTGATTTTAGGGATTATGGAAGTCGAATCTGCGTTTAACCCTTATGCTGTCAGTTATGCGAATGCGATTGGTTTGATGCAGGTGGTTCCGCGTACTGCAGGGCGTGATATTTTTGCCCGCAAAGGTTTTGGTGGTCAGCCTGATCGTGATTACTTATATAATCCTAGCCAAAATATTGATGCGGGTACAATGTACTTAACTATTTTACGAGATGAATATCTTGATGGCATTACTGATCCTACTTCTAAACGTTATGCAATGATTTCTGCTTATAACAGTGGTGCAGGTGCGGTATTAAGAGTGTTTGATAGTGATAAATGGGAAGCGATTGATCGTATCAATAACCTAGATTCAGGGGCAATTTATCGAATTTTAACCACGGCACACCCATCTTCTCAGGCAAGAAATTACTTGGTGAAGGTGAATAAAGCTCAGCAAAAATACCGTAACGTAAGATAA